A single window of Kitasatospora sp. HUAS MG31 DNA harbors:
- the tkt gene encoding transketolase: protein MSTTPNVFEWSDLDQRAVDTARVLAMDAVQKVGNGHPGTAMSLAPAAYLIFQRFLRHDPTDPSWVGRDRFVLSPGHTSLTLYTQLFLSGYGLSLDDLKAFRVAGSRTPGHPEHGHTAGVETTTGPLGQGIANAVGMAMAARYERGLFDPAAPAGESPFDHTVWAIVSDGDLEEGVSAEASSLAGHQKLGNLVALYDDNHISIEGDTATAFSEDVLARYEAYGWHVQRVTPKSDGDIDVHALAAALAAAQAETERPSMIAMRTIIAWPAPNAQDTAKAHGSALGDAEIAATKKVLGFSPEKTFEVTEQVVDHARLVVQRGKAARTEWEAGYHAWRQANPERAAEFDRIQIGELPDGWEKAIPVFPAGKEVATRKASGDTLKAVGAHIPELWGGSADLAESNLTTIDEESSFLPVGNSLKSASPYGRTIHFGIREHAMGSIMNGIALHGRTRIYGGTFLVFSDYMRPAVRLAALMKLPVTYVWTHDSIGLGEDGPTHQPVEHLAALRSIPGLAVVRPADANETAVVWRTVLERQTSHPGPVGLALTRQGVPTFDREVFHSAEGAAKGGYVLAEASGASPKVILIGTGSEVQLAVRAREALEADGIPTRVVSMPSIEWFNEQDQAYRDSVLPPNVRARVSVEAGIAQGWRELVGDAGRIISLEHFGASADYKVLYQEFGLTADAVANAARASLRTVEAVSR from the coding sequence GTGAGCACGACGCCGAACGTATTCGAGTGGAGCGACCTGGACCAGCGTGCCGTGGACACGGCCCGCGTCCTGGCCATGGACGCCGTGCAGAAGGTGGGCAACGGGCACCCGGGCACCGCGATGTCGCTGGCCCCCGCCGCCTACCTCATCTTCCAGCGCTTCCTGCGCCACGACCCGACCGACCCGTCCTGGGTCGGCCGCGACCGCTTCGTCCTGTCCCCCGGTCACACCTCGCTGACGCTGTACACGCAGCTCTTCCTGTCGGGGTACGGCCTCTCGCTGGACGACCTCAAGGCGTTCCGCGTCGCCGGCAGCCGTACCCCGGGCCACCCGGAGCACGGTCACACCGCGGGTGTCGAGACCACCACCGGTCCGCTGGGCCAGGGCATCGCCAACGCGGTGGGCATGGCGATGGCGGCCCGCTACGAGCGCGGTCTGTTCGACCCGGCGGCCCCGGCCGGCGAGTCGCCGTTCGACCACACCGTCTGGGCCATCGTCTCCGACGGCGACCTGGAGGAGGGCGTCTCCGCGGAGGCCTCCTCGCTGGCCGGCCACCAGAAGCTGGGCAACCTGGTCGCGCTGTACGACGACAACCACATCTCCATCGAGGGTGACACCGCGACGGCCTTCTCCGAGGACGTCCTGGCCCGCTACGAGGCGTACGGCTGGCACGTCCAGCGGGTCACGCCGAAGTCCGACGGCGACATCGACGTCCACGCGCTGGCCGCCGCGCTGGCCGCCGCCCAGGCGGAGACCGAGCGCCCGTCGATGATCGCGATGCGCACGATCATCGCCTGGCCGGCGCCGAACGCCCAGGACACCGCCAAGGCGCACGGCTCGGCGCTGGGCGACGCGGAGATCGCCGCCACCAAGAAGGTGCTGGGCTTCTCCCCGGAGAAGACCTTCGAGGTCACCGAGCAGGTCGTCGACCACGCCCGTCTGGTGGTGCAGCGCGGCAAGGCCGCCCGCACCGAGTGGGAGGCCGGCTACCACGCCTGGCGCCAGGCGAACCCGGAGCGGGCCGCCGAGTTCGACCGGATCCAGATCGGCGAGCTGCCGGACGGCTGGGAGAAGGCTATCCCGGTCTTCCCGGCGGGCAAGGAGGTCGCCACCCGCAAGGCCTCCGGCGACACCCTGAAGGCCGTCGGCGCCCACATCCCGGAGCTGTGGGGCGGTTCGGCGGACCTCGCCGAGTCCAACCTGACCACGATCGACGAGGAGAGCTCCTTCCTCCCCGTCGGCAACTCGCTGAAGTCCGCCTCGCCGTACGGCCGGACGATCCACTTCGGCATCCGCGAGCACGCCATGGGCTCGATCATGAACGGGATCGCGCTGCACGGCCGGACCCGCATCTACGGCGGCACCTTCCTGGTGTTCTCCGACTACATGCGCCCGGCGGTCCGCCTCGCCGCCCTGATGAAGCTGCCGGTCACCTATGTGTGGACGCACGACTCCATCGGCCTCGGCGAGGACGGCCCGACCCACCAGCCGGTCGAGCACCTGGCCGCGCTGCGGTCCATCCCGGGCCTGGCGGTCGTCCGCCCGGCCGACGCCAACGAGACCGCCGTGGTCTGGCGGACCGTGCTGGAGCGGCAGACCAGCCACCCCGGCCCGGTCGGCCTGGCGCTCACCCGCCAGGGCGTGCCCACCTTCGACCGCGAGGTGTTCCACTCCGCGGAGGGCGCGGCCAAGGGCGGCTACGTGCTGGCCGAGGCCTCCGGCGCCTCGCCGAAGGTCATCCTGATCGGCACCGGCTCCGAGGTCCAGCTGGCCGTCCGCGCCCGCGAGGCCCTGGAGGCGGACGGCATCCCCACCCGGGTCGTGTCGATGCCCTCGATCGAGTGGTTCAACGAGCAGGACCAGGCGTACCGCGACAGCGTGCTGCCGCCGAACGTCCGGGCCCGCGTGTCCGTCGAGGCCGGGATCGCCCAGGGCTGGCGCGAGCTGGTCGGCGACGCCGGCCGGATCATCAGCCTGGAGCACTTCGGCGCCTCCGCCGACTACAAGGTGCTGTACCAGGAGTTCGGCCTGACCGCGGACGCGGTGGCCAACGCCGCCCGCGCCTCGCTCCGCACGGTCGAGGCCGTCTCCCGCTAG
- a CDS encoding heme o synthase, producing the protein MFVTAVESRPAGAVGATPAHRPFGARVGAFVALTKPRIIELLLMTTVPVMFLAQRGVPNPWLVLEVVLGGYLSAGGANALNMYIDRDIDAVMSRTERRPIVTGMVSPREALVFGIALAIGSTLWLGLLVNALSAGLALAALLFYVFVYTLGLKRRTAQNIVWGGIAGCMPVFVGWAAVTNSLSWSALVLFLVIFFWTPPHYWPLSMKVREDYAKAGVPMLPVIKGNVAVAKQIVLYSWVMVAVSLALWPLAHTTLLYPIAAVVLGAFWLKEAHGLQARAKAGVVGAQLKEMRLFHWSITYLTLLFVVIAVDPFLA; encoded by the coding sequence GTGTTCGTGACCGCCGTCGAATCCCGCCCCGCCGGGGCGGTCGGGGCGACTCCTGCGCACCGGCCGTTCGGGGCCCGTGTCGGGGCGTTCGTCGCACTGACCAAGCCTCGGATCATCGAGCTGCTGCTGATGACCACCGTTCCGGTGATGTTCCTCGCGCAGCGCGGGGTCCCGAATCCGTGGCTGGTCCTCGAGGTCGTGCTCGGTGGCTACCTCTCGGCCGGCGGCGCCAACGCACTGAACATGTACATCGACCGCGACATCGACGCGGTGATGTCCCGCACCGAGCGGCGCCCGATCGTCACCGGCATGGTCTCGCCGCGCGAGGCGCTGGTCTTCGGCATCGCCCTGGCCATCGGCTCGACCCTGTGGCTCGGCCTGCTGGTCAACGCGCTGTCCGCCGGGCTGGCGCTGGCCGCCCTGCTGTTCTACGTGTTCGTCTACACCCTGGGCCTGAAGCGCCGGACCGCCCAGAACATCGTCTGGGGCGGCATCGCCGGCTGCATGCCGGTGTTCGTCGGCTGGGCCGCGGTGACGAACTCGCTCTCCTGGTCGGCCCTGGTGCTGTTCCTGGTGATCTTCTTCTGGACGCCGCCGCACTACTGGCCGCTGTCGATGAAGGTCCGCGAGGACTATGCGAAGGCCGGCGTCCCGATGCTGCCGGTGATCAAGGGCAACGTCGCGGTGGCGAAGCAGATCGTCCTCTACTCCTGGGTGATGGTCGCCGTGTCGCTGGCGCTCTGGCCGCTGGCGCACACCACCCTGCTCTACCCGATCGCCGCGGTGGTGCTGGGCGCGTTCTGGCTGAAGGAGGCGCACGGGCTGCAGGCCCGCGCCAAGGCCGGGGTCGTGGGCGCCCAGCTCAAGGAGATGCGGCTGTTCCACTGGTCGATCACCTACCTGACCCTGCTGTTCGTGGTCATCGCGGTCGATCCGTTCCTCGCCTGA
- a CDS encoding DUF2461 domain-containing protein — protein sequence MTFHGWQAEALEFYEHLEADNSKTFWTAHKAVYEQVVREPMVELLERLEPEFGPGKIFRPNRDVRFSADKSPYKTHIGAFLEAGGYVQLSADGLACGNGMYHLAPDQLDRYRTAVAEDVTGAELERVVERVRKAGPEVVGRDALKTAPRGYPKDHPRIELLRYKGLIAWQEWEPAAWLGTAEALKRITGFLRSSQPLKEWLDGHVGPSETAG from the coding sequence GTGACCTTCCACGGCTGGCAGGCCGAGGCGCTGGAGTTCTACGAGCACCTCGAAGCCGACAACTCCAAGACCTTCTGGACCGCCCACAAGGCCGTGTACGAGCAGGTGGTGCGCGAGCCGATGGTCGAGCTGCTGGAGCGGCTGGAGCCCGAGTTCGGGCCCGGCAAGATCTTCCGCCCCAACCGCGACGTCCGGTTCAGTGCCGACAAGTCGCCGTACAAGACGCACATCGGCGCGTTCCTGGAGGCCGGCGGCTACGTCCAGCTCTCCGCCGACGGGCTGGCGTGCGGCAACGGCATGTACCACCTGGCGCCGGACCAGCTGGACCGCTACCGCACGGCGGTGGCCGAGGACGTCACCGGCGCCGAGCTGGAGCGGGTGGTCGAGCGGGTCCGGAAGGCGGGGCCCGAGGTGGTCGGACGGGACGCGCTGAAGACCGCCCCGCGCGGCTACCCCAAGGACCATCCGCGGATCGAGCTGCTGCGGTACAAGGGGCTGATCGCCTGGCAGGAGTGGGAGCCCGCCGCGTGGCTGGGGACGGCGGAGGCGCTGAAGCGGATCACCGGCTTCCTCCGCTCCTCACAGCCGCTCAAGGAGTGGCTGGACGGCCACGTCGGACCCTCCGAGACCGCGGGCTGA
- a CDS encoding COX15/CtaA family protein, translated as MPTPLSALTPLWSPTLAHVRRAALAALVMSVVIVVTGGAVRLTASGLGCTTWPKCTGESLTPTPEMGLHGVIEFTNRMLTYVLSAAIGWATLAARFHKPWRRPLTRLGWAQFWVVMINAVLGGITVLTGLNPYIVALHMVAALGLLWVAVVMWERTREGDGPPVPAVAGPIRRLGYVLVTVIGLLVVAGTMVTGAGHHPGASSKDGKPVHRIPIDYDRLVQLHADLVFLSVGLTLAAVFVLAAVKAPAPARARVRDLLVLLLAQGLLGFVQYFTDAPELMVLLHMLGAALVWAAAVRIPLALRTRDDAPADPAPATPVPAQATAA; from the coding sequence GTGCCAACGCCCCTCTCCGCCCTGACCCCCCTCTGGAGCCCGACCCTCGCCCACGTCCGGCGGGCGGCGCTCGCCGCGCTGGTGATGAGCGTGGTCATCGTCGTGACCGGCGGTGCCGTCCGGCTCACCGCCTCCGGCCTCGGCTGCACCACCTGGCCCAAGTGCACCGGCGAGAGCCTGACGCCGACGCCCGAGATGGGCCTCCACGGCGTCATCGAGTTCACCAACCGGATGCTCACCTACGTGCTGTCGGCGGCGATCGGCTGGGCCACCCTGGCCGCCCGTTTCCACAAGCCCTGGCGGCGGCCGCTGACCCGGCTCGGCTGGGCCCAGTTCTGGGTGGTCATGATCAACGCCGTGCTCGGCGGCATCACCGTGCTCACCGGGCTGAACCCGTACATCGTGGCGCTGCACATGGTCGCCGCGCTGGGCCTGCTCTGGGTCGCGGTGGTGATGTGGGAGCGCACCCGGGAGGGCGACGGGCCGCCCGTCCCCGCCGTGGCCGGGCCGATCCGCCGGCTCGGGTACGTCCTGGTGACGGTGATCGGCCTGCTGGTGGTCGCCGGGACGATGGTCACCGGCGCCGGCCACCACCCGGGCGCCTCCAGCAAGGACGGCAAGCCGGTCCACCGCATCCCGATCGACTACGACCGGCTGGTCCAGCTCCACGCCGACCTGGTCTTCCTGTCGGTCGGCCTCACCCTGGCCGCGGTCTTCGTGCTGGCCGCCGTGAAGGCGCCGGCTCCGGCGCGGGCGCGGGTGCGGGATCTGCTGGTGCTGCTGCTGGCGCAGGGCCTGCTGGGGTTCGTCCAGTACTTCACGGACGCGCCCGAGCTGATGGTGCTCCTCCACATGCTCGGCGCCGCCCTCGTCTGGGCCGCCGCCGTCCGCATCCCCCTCGCCCTCCGCACCCGCGACGACGCCCCCGCCGACCCCGCACCCGCCACCCCCGTCCCCGCCCAGGCCACCGCGGCCTGA
- a CDS encoding ABC transporter permease, producing the protein MSERTIEHDRPAAADRPAPGGYAPRPGAAPVGRMLLAQTALETRMLLRNGEQLLLTVVIPTVLLVLFSAVDIVAADGPGRRVDFLAPGLLALAVMSTAFTGQAIATGFERRYGVLKRLGSTPLPRWALLTAKTGCVLVTEVLQVLLLSAIALALGWSPQGNPLAVAGLLVLGTAAFSGLGLLMAGTLRAEATLAAANLVFILLLLAGGVVVPLSRFPEAVRPALELLPISALSDGLRSVLQYGGSVPWGDLGVLAVWAVLGLGAAARFFRWE; encoded by the coding sequence ATGAGCGAGCGAACCATCGAGCACGACCGCCCCGCCGCCGCGGACCGGCCCGCCCCGGGCGGGTACGCCCCCCGGCCCGGCGCCGCCCCGGTCGGCCGGATGCTGCTCGCGCAGACCGCGCTGGAGACCCGGATGCTGCTGCGCAACGGTGAGCAGCTGCTGCTCACCGTGGTGATCCCGACCGTGCTGCTGGTGCTGTTCAGCGCGGTGGACATCGTGGCCGCGGACGGCCCAGGCCGGCGGGTGGACTTCCTCGCCCCCGGCCTGCTGGCGCTGGCCGTGATGTCCACCGCCTTCACCGGCCAGGCCATCGCCACCGGCTTCGAGCGCCGCTACGGGGTGCTGAAGCGGCTGGGCTCCACCCCGCTGCCGCGCTGGGCGCTGCTGACCGCCAAGACCGGCTGCGTGCTGGTCACCGAGGTGCTGCAGGTGCTGCTGCTGTCGGCGATCGCGCTGGCCCTCGGCTGGTCCCCGCAGGGCAACCCGCTGGCGGTGGCGGGCCTGCTGGTGCTGGGCACCGCCGCCTTCTCCGGGCTCGGCCTGCTGATGGCCGGCACCCTGCGCGCGGAGGCCACCCTGGCCGCCGCCAACCTGGTGTTCATCCTGCTGCTGCTGGCCGGCGGCGTGGTGGTCCCGCTGTCGCGGTTCCCCGAGGCGGTCCGCCCGGCGCTGGAGCTGCTGCCGATCAGCGCCCTCTCGGACGGACTGCGCTCGGTCCTCCAGTACGGCGGCTCGGTGCCCTGGGGCGACCTGGGCGTCCTCGCCGTCTGGGCCGTCCTCGGCCTGGGCGCCGCCGCCCGCTTCTTCCGCTGGGAGTGA
- a CDS encoding ABC transporter ATP-binding protein: MQTQTAVEVTGLVKRYGAKAAVDGLDLTIARGSITAVLGPNGAGKTTTIETCEGYRRPDAGTVRVLGLDPVADAARLRPRIGVMLQAGGVYAGARAVEMLRHTAKLYAEPLEVDPLVERLGLGSCGRTPYRRLSGGQQQRLGLAMAVVGRPELVFLDEPTAGLDPQARRATWELVRELHRDGVTVVVTTHHMDEAEQLADTVAIVDRGRVIARGTPAELCRSGAESTLRFDGPPGLDLDSLRGVLPDGASVTEPSPGTYRIEAPVDPGLLAAVTAWCAAAGVMPDGLAVQRRSLEDVFLDLTGRELR; encoded by the coding sequence ATGCAGACTCAAACGGCCGTCGAGGTGACCGGGCTGGTCAAGCGGTACGGCGCCAAGGCCGCGGTGGACGGTCTGGACCTCACCATCGCGCGCGGTTCGATCACCGCCGTGCTGGGCCCGAACGGCGCCGGCAAGACCACCACCATCGAGACCTGCGAGGGCTACCGCCGCCCCGACGCCGGCACCGTCCGGGTGCTCGGCCTGGACCCGGTGGCCGACGCCGCCCGCCTGCGCCCCCGGATCGGCGTGATGCTGCAGGCCGGCGGCGTCTACGCCGGCGCCCGCGCGGTCGAGATGCTGCGCCACACCGCGAAGCTGTACGCCGAGCCGCTGGAGGTCGACCCGCTGGTCGAGCGCCTCGGCCTCGGCTCCTGCGGCCGTACCCCGTACCGCCGGCTCTCCGGCGGCCAGCAGCAGCGCCTGGGCCTCGCCATGGCCGTGGTCGGCCGCCCCGAGCTGGTCTTCCTGGACGAGCCCACCGCCGGCCTGGACCCGCAGGCCCGCCGGGCCACCTGGGAGCTGGTCCGCGAGCTCCACCGGGACGGGGTCACCGTGGTGGTCACCACCCACCACATGGACGAGGCCGAGCAGCTGGCCGACACCGTGGCGATCGTGGACCGCGGCCGGGTGATCGCCCGCGGCACGCCCGCCGAGCTCTGCCGCTCCGGCGCCGAATCCACCCTGCGCTTCGACGGCCCGCCCGGCCTCGACCTGGACTCGCTGCGCGGCGTGCTGCCCGACGGCGCCTCGGTGACCGAGCCCTCCCCGGGCACGTACCGGATCGAGGCGCCGGTGGACCCGGGCCTGCTCGCCGCGGTCACCGCCTGGTGCGCAGCCGCCGGCGTGATGCCGGACGGACTGGCCGTGCAGCGGCGCAGCCTCGAAGACGTCTTCCTCGACCTGACCGGACGGGAGCTCCGCTGA
- a CDS encoding helix-turn-helix transcriptional regulator produces MPATAAEVLLDGHRATRDRVARSILDHGPSSAADLASRLGLTAAAVRRHLDSLAAAGLVESREQRVYGSRGRGRPAKVFALTESGRDAFYQAYDQLAADALRWISESVGGGPAGEEAVAAFARARFAKQGQRYQGSLEQVAAEQRAEALAEALSADGYAATVRRVPSAAAAKAPAGAQLCQHHCPVAHIAEQFPQLCEAETEVFSQLLGTHVQRLATIAHGDGVCTTYVPASGAAPSPAAVREPGAVPTAGTSPNESARPRGGTSHD; encoded by the coding sequence GTGCCCGCGACGGCCGCGGAGGTCCTGCTGGACGGCCACCGGGCGACCCGGGACCGGGTCGCCCGCTCGATCCTGGACCACGGCCCGTCCTCCGCCGCCGACCTGGCCAGCCGCCTCGGCCTGACCGCCGCCGCCGTCCGCCGCCACCTCGACTCGCTGGCCGCCGCAGGCCTGGTGGAGTCCCGTGAGCAGCGGGTGTACGGCAGCCGCGGCCGCGGCCGCCCGGCCAAGGTCTTCGCCCTCACCGAGTCCGGGCGGGACGCCTTCTACCAGGCGTACGACCAGCTCGCGGCCGACGCGCTGCGCTGGATCTCGGAGTCGGTCGGCGGCGGTCCGGCGGGCGAGGAGGCGGTCGCCGCCTTCGCCCGGGCCCGCTTCGCCAAGCAGGGCCAGCGGTACCAGGGCAGCCTGGAGCAGGTCGCGGCCGAGCAGCGCGCCGAGGCACTCGCCGAGGCGCTGAGTGCCGACGGGTACGCTGCCACGGTGCGGCGTGTGCCCTCCGCCGCGGCGGCGAAAGCCCCGGCCGGCGCCCAGCTCTGCCAGCACCACTGCCCGGTCGCGCACATCGCCGAGCAGTTCCCCCAGCTCTGCGAGGCGGAGACGGAAGTCTTCTCCCAGCTCCTGGGCACCCATGTGCAACGGCTGGCCACCATCGCCCACGGCGACGGGGTCTGCACCACGTATGTGCCGGCATCCGGTGCCGCACCGTCCCCCGCCGCCGTGCGGGAGCCCGGTGCCGTGCCGACTGCCGGTACGTCCCCCAACGAATCGGCTCGTCCGCGCGGAGGAACCTCGCATGACTGA
- the sufB gene encoding Fe-S cluster assembly protein SufB, with protein sequence MTDIAHPELEGLGTYEYGWADSDVAGSAAKRGLSEDVVRDISAKKSESEWMLNLRLKGLKLFGKKPMPTWGSDLSGIDFDNIKYFVRSTEKQAESWEDLPADIKATYDKLGIPEAEKQRLVAGVAAQYESEVVYHQIREDLEEQGVIFLDTDTALKEHPELFKEYFGTVIPAGDNKFAALNTAVWSGGSFIYVPKGVHVDIPLQAYFRINTENMGQFERTLIIVDEDAYVHYVEGCTAPIYSSDSLHSAVVEIIVKKGGRCRYTTIQNWSNNVYNLVTKRAVAYEGATMEWVDGNIGSKVTMKYPAVYLMGEHAKGETLSIAFAGEGQHQDAGAKMVHMAPNTSSHIVSKSVARGGGRTSYRGLIEIGEGSHGAKSNVLCDALLVDTISRSDTYPYVDVREDDVSMGHEATVSKVSEDQLFYLMSRGMTETEAMAMIVRGFVEPIARELPMEYALELNRLIELQMEGAVG encoded by the coding sequence ATGACTGACATCGCACACCCCGAGCTCGAAGGCCTGGGCACCTACGAGTACGGCTGGGCCGACTCGGACGTGGCCGGCTCCGCCGCCAAGCGCGGTCTGAGCGAGGACGTCGTCCGTGACATCTCGGCGAAGAAGTCCGAGTCCGAGTGGATGCTCAACCTGCGCCTCAAGGGCCTGAAGCTGTTCGGCAAGAAGCCCATGCCGACCTGGGGCTCCGACCTGTCGGGCATCGACTTCGACAACATCAAGTACTTCGTGCGGTCCACCGAGAAGCAGGCGGAGTCCTGGGAGGACCTGCCCGCGGACATCAAGGCCACCTACGACAAGCTGGGCATCCCGGAGGCGGAGAAGCAGCGCCTGGTCGCCGGTGTCGCCGCGCAGTACGAGTCCGAGGTCGTCTACCACCAGATCCGCGAGGACCTGGAGGAGCAGGGCGTCATCTTCCTGGACACCGACACCGCGCTGAAGGAGCACCCGGAGCTCTTCAAGGAGTACTTCGGCACCGTCATCCCGGCCGGTGACAACAAGTTCGCCGCGCTGAACACCGCGGTGTGGTCCGGCGGCTCGTTCATCTACGTGCCGAAGGGCGTGCACGTGGACATCCCGCTGCAGGCCTACTTCCGGATCAACACCGAGAACATGGGCCAGTTCGAGCGGACGCTGATCATCGTCGACGAGGACGCCTACGTCCACTACGTCGAGGGCTGCACCGCGCCGATCTACTCCTCGGACTCGCTGCACTCCGCGGTCGTGGAGATCATCGTCAAGAAGGGCGGCCGCTGCCGCTACACGACCATCCAGAACTGGTCGAACAACGTCTACAACCTGGTCACCAAGCGCGCCGTGGCGTACGAGGGCGCGACCATGGAGTGGGTCGACGGCAACATCGGCTCCAAGGTCACCATGAAGTACCCGGCCGTCTACCTGATGGGCGAGCACGCCAAGGGCGAGACCCTGTCGATCGCCTTCGCGGGCGAGGGCCAGCACCAGGACGCCGGCGCCAAGATGGTGCACATGGCGCCCAACACCTCCTCGCACATCGTCTCCAAGTCGGTGGCGCGCGGCGGCGGCCGCACCTCCTACCGCGGCCTGATCGAGATCGGCGAGGGCTCGCACGGCGCCAAGTCCAACGTGCTCTGCGACGCGCTGCTGGTCGACACCATCTCCCGCTCGGACACCTACCCCTACGTGGACGTCCGCGAGGACGACGTGTCCATGGGCCACGAGGCCACCGTCTCCAAGGTCAGCGAGGACCAGCTCTTCTACCTGATGAGCCGCGGCATGACCGAGACCGAGGCCATGGCGATGATCGTCCGCGGCTTCGTCGAGCCCATCGCGCGCGAGCTGCCGATGGAGTACGCGCTGGAGCTGAACCGGCTGATCGAGCTGCAGATGGAGGGCGCGGTCGGCTGA
- the sufD gene encoding Fe-S cluster assembly protein SufD: MADVQNTSGATTAGSIEVGTAGAGAQLAGPGTGRATVQQPIDARVAVKPSYDVNDFPVPHGREEDWRFTPLHRLGGLHDGAAVESARGEDKIELGLPEGVTAETVGRDDARLGKAGTPVDRVAAQAFSAFEQALVVTVPKDAVLTEPVKIDVHGEGGVNFAHVVIDVKPFAEAVVVINHTGTGTRAANVELLVGDGAKLTFVSVQDWERDAVHASQHNALVGRDASFKSVVVTFGGDLVRIHPRVNYAGPGGEADLYGLYFADAGQHLEHRLIIDHDTPHCRSNVAYKGALQGQDAHAVWVGDVLIRAAALGTDTYELNRNLVLTDGARVDSIPNLEIETGEIVGAGHASATGRFDDEQLFYLQARGIPADEARRLVVRGFFAELVQQIGVAEIQDRLMEKIEAELEETVA, translated from the coding sequence ATGGCTGACGTTCAGAACACCTCCGGCGCGACCACCGCCGGCTCGATCGAGGTCGGCACCGCCGGCGCCGGCGCGCAGCTGGCCGGCCCGGGCACCGGCCGCGCCACGGTCCAGCAGCCGATCGACGCCCGCGTCGCGGTCAAGCCCTCGTACGACGTGAACGACTTCCCGGTGCCGCACGGCCGCGAGGAGGACTGGCGGTTCACCCCGCTGCACCGCCTCGGCGGCCTGCACGACGGCGCCGCCGTCGAGTCCGCCCGCGGCGAGGACAAGATCGAGCTCGGGCTGCCGGAGGGCGTCACCGCCGAGACCGTCGGCCGTGACGACGCCCGCCTGGGCAAGGCCGGCACCCCGGTCGACCGGGTCGCCGCGCAGGCGTTCAGCGCCTTCGAGCAGGCCCTGGTGGTCACCGTCCCCAAGGACGCGGTGCTCACCGAGCCGGTCAAGATCGACGTGCACGGCGAGGGCGGCGTCAACTTCGCCCACGTGGTGATCGACGTCAAGCCGTTCGCCGAGGCCGTCGTGGTGATCAACCACACCGGCACCGGCACCCGCGCCGCCAACGTCGAGCTGCTGGTCGGCGACGGTGCCAAGCTCACCTTCGTGTCCGTCCAGGACTGGGAGCGGGACGCCGTCCACGCCTCCCAGCACAACGCGCTGGTCGGCCGGGACGCCTCCTTCAAGTCGGTCGTGGTGACCTTCGGCGGCGACCTGGTCCGCATCCACCCGCGGGTCAACTACGCCGGCCCCGGCGGCGAGGCCGACCTGTACGGCCTGTACTTCGCGGACGCCGGCCAGCACCTGGAGCACCGCCTGATCATCGACCACGACACGCCGCACTGCCGGTCGAACGTGGCGTACAAGGGCGCGCTGCAGGGCCAGGACGCGCACGCGGTCTGGGTCGGCGACGTGCTGATCCGCGCGGCCGCCCTGGGCACCGACACCTACGAGCTCAACCGCAACCTGGTGCTCACCGACGGCGCCCGGGTCGACTCGATCCCGAACCTGGAGATCGAGACCGGCGAGATCGTCGGCGCCGGCCACGCCTCGGCGACCGGCCGCTTCGACGACGAGCAGCTGTTCTACCTGCAGGCCCGCGGCATCCCGGCCGACGAGGCCCGCCGCCTGGTGGTCCGCGGCTTCTTCGCCGAGCTGGTCCAGCAGATCGGCGTCGCCGAGATCCAGGACCGCCTCATGGAGAAGATCGAGGCCGAGCTGGAAGAGACGGTGGCATGA
- a CDS encoding non-heme iron oxygenase ferredoxin subunit yields MTYLRACSLSALQEDVPRRVELNGVPVAVVRTDEGVFAVNDICSHANVSLSEGEVEDCMIECWLHGSSFDLRTGKPSGLPATKPVAVYPVKIEGDDVLVSVNQES; encoded by the coding sequence ATGACGTACCTCCGTGCCTGCTCGCTGAGCGCGCTGCAGGAGGACGTCCCGCGGCGCGTCGAGCTGAACGGCGTGCCCGTGGCCGTGGTGCGGACCGACGAGGGCGTCTTCGCCGTCAACGACATCTGCTCGCACGCCAACGTCTCGCTCTCCGAGGGCGAGGTCGAGGACTGCATGATCGAGTGCTGGCTGCACGGCTCCAGCTTCGACCTCCGGACCGGCAAGCCCTCCGGCCTGCCCGCCACCAAGCCGGTCGCTGTCTACCCCGTAAAGATCGAAGGGGACGATGTGCTCGTCTCCGTCAACCAGGAGTCCTGA